From the genome of Planctomycetota bacterium:
GTCCGGATCCCACCAGACGTGGTAGACGTCGATCGCGACGCCGACGAGCGGATGGCCAATGTGCTCGGCGATGTTGGTCGCGTCCTTGAGCCGGGTGACGCAGCTGCGCGTGTCGGCGTACATCGGGTGCAGCGGCTCGATCGCGAGCTTGACGCCGTTGGCCTCGGCGTGCGGGACGACGTCCGCGATGGCGTCGGCGACGCGCTTGTGTTGCTCATCCATCGGCTGCCCGGGGACCGCACCAACGACGAGCACCACCATCTCCGCTCCGAGCGCGGCGGCTTCGTCGATGCATGTCTTGTTCACGTCGATTGCATCGGCTTCGTGAAAGAATCCGCCACGCACCAACGCCGGCACCTTGAGCCCGCTCGTTTTCACGATCCGCGCCGCCTCGTCGATCCCGACCGGCTCGATCGCGTCACGCCAGACGCTGATGCCCCCGCAGCCGGCCGTCGCGAACTTCTCGCAACACTCGGCCAGCGACCAAGGCTTGCAGGTAATCGTGTGCGGGGCGCATCGGGATAGCTCTGGCATTACTTCAACTCCAGCACGTCGACCCAGCAATGCTCGGCCGCGCTCTTCAGTCCAAGCTCGGCCAACTGTACGCCCTTGGCCCCTTCACGCAGCGTGTACGGGAACGGCTCGTCGAGCGCGACGTGACGCAGGAACATCTCCCACTGAATCTTGAACGCGTTGTCGTAATCGGTGGCGGCCGGCATTTGCGACCAGTTCTCGTAGAAGTCGATCGGCTGCGGGATGTCGGGGTTCCAGACCGGCTTGGGCGTGTTGGCTGCGTGTTGGATGTGGCACTCGCGCAGGCCGGCAACGGCGCTGCCGTGGGTGCCGTCGACTTGGATCGTGAGCAGGTCATCGCGGCGGACGCGGGTGACCCAGCTGCTATTGAACTGCGCGATCGTCCCGTCGGGCACGTTGTGCCCGCCGGCCAGCTCGAAGATGGCGTACGCACTGTCGTCGGCCGTGCATGTATACGGCTTGCCGCCCTCGTCGCGTCGTTCGGGCAGGTCGGTGCGAGCGGCTGACACCAGCCGCTTCACCGGGCCGAACGTGTGGGCCAGGACGTACTGCCAATGGCAGAACATGTCGACCATGATCCCGCCGCCGTCTTCCTTGCGGTAGTTCCAACTCGGGCGTTGGATGGGTTGGTCGTCGATGTCGCCGGCGAAGACCCAGTAGCCGAACTCGCCACGGATGCTGAGGATTTCGCCGAAGAAGCCCTGGTCGATGAGTTGCTTGAGTCGGCGGATGCCGGGAAGCCAGAGCTTATCCTGTACGACACCGTTCTTGATGCCTGCGTCCTCGGCGAGCTTGGCGAGGCGTAGCGCTTCGTCGGTCTCGATCGCCGTCGGCTTCTCGCAATAAACCGGTTTGCCCACGTCACACGCGAGCTGAACGAACTTACCTCGCAGCTGCGTGGCCGAGGCGTCAAAGACGATGTCGCAGTCGTCGCTCTTGATCGCACCTTCGACATCGGTGGTGAACTTCTCGACGCCATGCTTGGTGGCCAAGTCGCGGAGCTTGTTCTCGTTGCGGCCGGCGAGGATCGGCTCGGGCATCAGCACGAGTTCCGGCGAGACTTTCACGCCGCCTTGATCGCGGGTGGCGAGGATCGAGCGGATCAGGTGCTGGTTGGTGCCCATGCGTCCGGTGACGCCGTTCATCACAATGCCGAGCTTGCGTGTTTCCATGCGTGGAGTCTACACGAGCGCGAGCCTGGTGATTGTGCGCAAGCAGCCAATTTCACGCGGTCTGTGGATCGGTCCGGAAACGACGTGGCGATTGGCCGACGTGTCGCGTGAACCAGCGGGTGAACGCGCTGTGTGTCGTGAAGCCGACGGCGTCGGCGACAGCAGCGGCCGACATTTGCCCGCCGAGCAATAGTGACTTTGCCCGGGCCAGGCGGTGTGTGTCGGCGAACTCCGCCGGGGTGCAGCCGAACCGCGTGCGAAACCGTCGAGCGAAGTGCCGCCGTGAGAGGTGAGCCGCTGCGGCCATCTCCGCGATACTCGGTGGTGGCCCCTTGCTCGCCTGCACCAATGCCACGGCGTCGGCCAAATCCCGCGCGTCCTCCACGCTCGCCGCGTCCAGCGCCGACACGTCCCGCACCGGCCAGCTTGCCATCAGGTCCGTCACGAGCGCGAGCAACCTTGGTGGCCGATCCTCCTTTTGAATCGAGTAACTTGCGAGTTCACGGGCGATCCGCCCGATCCGTGGCATCGCCGGCGCAGCGGTGACAATCTCCGGCCACACTCGATCCACCCGAGGCATGCGGAGCTTCAAATGCCAACGCCGGCCCCCACGTAGCGTGAAGCCATGACGCTCGCCTGGATAGTGCACCAGTAGCGTCAGCCCAGAGACCGGCCATGCCTCGGAACCGAGCAACGCTTCGCCACAACAATCCTCGAGCAGGTCGAACTGCAACTCGTCGCGATGGCGATGCGAGGCGATCGAGAACGTGCCGGTTACACGATGGCTCACGACATCCCGAAGCCGTTGCGGTTCGTTGAAGATTGCGCCGCAAAGCTGTCGGATCGCTGCATGGACCTGTGTTCGCCCGGTCATGGGTGCAGTATACCGACTTTGCCAAAACGGACACATACGCTTGGCGAGCACGAACGGTCCGAGGTACTCTATGAGCGTGATCAAGCACAACCCTGACCTCTCGCCGGCCGACCTACTCCCGGCGATCGAACGCATGTGGGACTTGTCCGGTCGGAAGATCGAACGCATTGAGGCGTCCGCCGATCAGCGCGACGGCAAGACGCCGGTGTTCACCGTGAACGGTGTCTATCAGCCGCAGGGTTGGACCGAGTGGACGCAGGGCTTCCAGTACGGCAGCGCGGTGCTGCAATACGACGTCACCGACGAAGATCGCTTCCTGCAGATCGGCTGGCGAAACACGCGCGAGAAGATGCACAACCACGTCAGCCACGGCGGGGTACACGATCACGGCTTCAACAACCTGAGCACCTACGGCAACCTCCTGCGGCTCGGCCGGGCAGGGCGGTTCGATATGTGCGAGGACGAAGAGGCCTTTTACACACTCGCGCTGCAGATCAGCGGCGCGGTCCAGGCGGCGCGTTGGACGAAGACGGCCGACGGTGGGGGGTTCATCCATTCGTTCAATGGGCCGCAGAGTTTGTTCGTCGACACGGTGCGCAGCTGCCGGATCGTCGCGGTGAGCCATCTGCTCGGACACCGCCCGCTCGGCGAGCAAGATGCACTCCTCGACTTGCCGTGGCGGTTGAGGGAGCACTTGCGAAAGACGGCCGAGTACAACGTGTTCCACGGCGAGGGCCGAGACACGTACGACATCCGCGGCCGGACGGCGCACGAGACGCTTTGGAACCCTGTGAGCGGAGCATACCGATGCCCGTCGACGCAGCAG
Proteins encoded in this window:
- a CDS encoding AraC family transcriptional regulator, coding for MTGRTQVHAAIRQLCGAIFNEPQRLRDVVSHRVTGTFSIASHRHRDELQFDLLEDCCGEALLGSEAWPVSGLTLLVHYPGERHGFTLRGGRRWHLKLRMPRVDRVWPEIVTAAPAMPRIGRIARELASYSIQKEDRPPRLLALVTDLMASWPVRDVSALDAASVEDARDLADAVALVQASKGPPPSIAEMAAAAHLSRRHFARRFRTRFGCTPAEFADTHRLARAKSLLLGGQMSAAAVADAVGFTTHSAFTRWFTRHVGQSPRRFRTDPQTA
- a CDS encoding glycosyl hydrolase codes for the protein MIKHNPDLSPADLLPAIERMWDLSGRKIERIEASADQRDGKTPVFTVNGVYQPQGWTEWTQGFQYGSAVLQYDVTDEDRFLQIGWRNTREKMHNHVSHGGVHDHGFNNLSTYGNLLRLGRAGRFDMCEDEEAFYTLALQISGAVQAARWTKTADGGGFIHSFNGPQSLFVDTVRSCRIVAVSHLLGHRPLGEQDALLDLPWRLREHLRKTAEYNVFHGEGRDTYDIRGRTAHETLWNPVSGAYRCPSTQQGYSPFSTWTRGLAWAMVGFAEQLELAAERPELYDDEILKLMHKAAAATCDFYLEHTPTDGVPYWDTGAPSLDKIGDWRGKPSDPFNDHEPIDSSAAAIACQGLIRYGRLTGEAKYTAAGLTTLKTLLDEPYLSTDADHEGLLLHSIYHQPFGWDHVPEGSKIARGEACMWGDYHLREAALLVQRFAAGRDYRFFDCLGGDK
- a CDS encoding Gfo/Idh/MocA family oxidoreductase, which gives rise to METRKLGIVMNGVTGRMGTNQHLIRSILATRDQGGVKVSPELVLMPEPILAGRNENKLRDLATKHGVEKFTTDVEGAIKSDDCDIVFDASATQLRGKFVQLACDVGKPVYCEKPTAIETDEALRLAKLAEDAGIKNGVVQDKLWLPGIRRLKQLIDQGFFGEILSIRGEFGYWVFAGDIDDQPIQRPSWNYRKEDGGGIMVDMFCHWQYVLAHTFGPVKRLVSAARTDLPERRDEGGKPYTCTADDSAYAIFELAGGHNVPDGTIAQFNSSWVTRVRRDDLLTIQVDGTHGSAVAGLRECHIQHAANTPKPVWNPDIPQPIDFYENWSQMPAATDYDNAFKIQWEMFLRHVALDEPFPYTLREGAKGVQLAELGLKSAAEHCWVDVLELK
- a CDS encoding sugar phosphate isomerase/epimerase family protein, which encodes MPELSRCAPHTITCKPWSLAECCEKFATAGCGGISVWRDAIEPVGIDEAARIVKTSGLKVPALVRGGFFHEADAIDVNKTCIDEAAALGAEMVVLVVGAVPGQPMDEQHKRVADAIADVVPHAEANGVKLAIEPLHPMYADTRSCVTRLKDATNIAEHIGHPLVGVAIDVYHVWWDPDLAYEIEMCGRFDRIFAFHECDWRVPTRGFLLDRGVIGEGCIDVAGIRGMVESAGFEGLHEIEIFSEEGWVLPQDQWLERNLAGYKEHG